From Bradyrhizobium symbiodeficiens, the proteins below share one genomic window:
- a CDS encoding ABC transporter ATP-binding protein — protein MEAGMVTPAPALVRFSGIQKTYDGEHLVVKNLDLDIRKGEFITLLGPSGSGKTTTLMMLAGFEVPTQGEIYLAGRPIKNMPPHKRDIGMVFQNYALFPHLTIAENIAFPLSVRNTSKADVQERVGSALRMIKMETLAHRRPGQLSGGQQQRVALARALVFNPQLVLMDEPLGALDKRLREQMQLEIKQLHETMGITVVYVTHDQSEALTMSDRIAVFNDGIVQQIDKPDALYEHPVNSFVAHFIGENNVLAGTVETVDKDYCRVALAGGGTVTARAINVSGAGASTSLSVRPERIAIVPNGNSSDGPNRLPAKVQNTIYLGDHALAVLDVSGNAEFMVKLQPGAHDSLTHGADVFVTFRPEDCLALDPV, from the coding sequence ATGGAAGCCGGCATGGTCACGCCTGCGCCGGCACTGGTACGCTTTTCCGGCATTCAGAAGACCTATGATGGCGAGCATCTCGTGGTGAAGAACCTCGATCTCGACATCAGGAAGGGCGAGTTCATCACCTTGCTCGGCCCTTCGGGCTCGGGCAAGACGACCACGCTGATGATGCTGGCCGGCTTCGAGGTTCCGACCCAAGGCGAGATTTACCTCGCTGGCCGGCCGATCAAGAACATGCCGCCGCACAAGCGCGACATCGGCATGGTGTTCCAGAACTATGCCCTGTTTCCGCACCTGACGATCGCGGAGAACATCGCATTCCCGCTATCCGTTCGCAACACGAGCAAGGCGGACGTGCAGGAGCGCGTAGGTTCGGCGTTACGCATGATCAAGATGGAAACCCTGGCGCACCGGCGGCCCGGGCAGCTGTCCGGCGGCCAGCAGCAGCGCGTGGCATTGGCCCGCGCGCTGGTCTTCAATCCGCAGCTCGTGCTGATGGACGAGCCGCTGGGCGCCCTGGACAAGCGCCTGCGCGAACAGATGCAATTGGAGATCAAGCAATTGCACGAGACGATGGGCATCACCGTCGTGTACGTCACCCACGATCAGAGTGAAGCGCTCACGATGTCGGACCGCATCGCCGTGTTCAACGACGGCATCGTGCAGCAGATCGACAAGCCCGACGCGCTGTATGAGCATCCGGTGAACAGCTTCGTCGCCCATTTCATCGGCGAGAACAACGTGCTGGCCGGCACCGTCGAGACGGTGGACAAGGACTATTGCCGCGTCGCGCTGGCTGGCGGCGGCACCGTCACCGCACGGGCGATCAATGTGTCAGGCGCAGGCGCGTCGACGTCCCTGTCGGTACGGCCGGAGCGGATCGCCATCGTCCCGAACGGCAACTCCAGTGACGGACCGAACCGGCTGCCGGCCAAGGTGCAGAACACCATCTATCTCGGCGACCACGCGCTGGCCGTGCTCGATGTCTCGGGGAATGCCGAGTTCATGGTCAAGCTTCAGCCGGGCGCGCATGACAGCCTGACACATGGTGCAGACGTGTTCGTCACCTTTCGCCCCGAGGACTGCCTCGCCCTCGATCCGGTCTGA
- a CDS encoding ABC transporter substrate-binding protein encodes MLKRKIGQIALGFTAAFAASAALATVVHARDLTIVSWGGAYQDAQKKVYFEPFKKAVGIAMNDESWDGGVGVLRAKVQGGAATWDVVQVESDELAVGCEEGLFEKLDYTRIGGEAAYIPPSVNPCGVGAILYDFVLGYDKDKLKEAPKGWADFFDTKKIPGKRALRQGPKTTLEIALMADGVAPKDVYKVLATDEGIERAFKKLDTIKGDIVWWKAGAQPPQLLASGEVTMTSVYNGRIDTANKNEKKNFGMVWDGALFTLDSWVILKGSPNKDAAYKFLDFVGKAENQSKLSENISYGTSNKDAAAKLAPAVLKDLPTAPDNIKNAVEINVAFWLENIDRLTERFNKWAAK; translated from the coding sequence ATGCTGAAGCGCAAGATTGGCCAGATTGCTCTGGGTTTCACCGCGGCCTTCGCCGCCAGCGCCGCGCTGGCCACGGTCGTGCACGCGCGTGATCTCACGATCGTGTCGTGGGGCGGCGCCTATCAGGATGCCCAGAAGAAGGTCTATTTTGAGCCGTTCAAGAAGGCGGTCGGAATTGCCATGAACGACGAGTCCTGGGACGGCGGCGTCGGCGTGCTGCGCGCCAAGGTGCAAGGCGGCGCCGCCACCTGGGACGTCGTCCAGGTCGAGAGCGACGAACTCGCAGTCGGCTGCGAGGAAGGCCTGTTCGAGAAGCTGGACTACACCAGGATCGGCGGCGAGGCCGCCTACATCCCGCCGTCCGTCAATCCCTGCGGCGTCGGCGCCATCCTCTACGACTTCGTTCTCGGCTACGACAAGGACAAGCTGAAGGAGGCCCCGAAGGGCTGGGCCGACTTCTTCGACACCAAGAAGATTCCGGGCAAGCGCGCCCTGCGTCAGGGCCCGAAGACCACGCTCGAGATCGCACTGATGGCCGACGGCGTCGCGCCGAAGGACGTCTACAAGGTGCTGGCGACCGACGAGGGCATCGAGCGCGCCTTCAAGAAGCTCGACACCATCAAGGGCGACATCGTCTGGTGGAAGGCCGGCGCCCAGCCGCCGCAACTGCTCGCCTCCGGCGAGGTGACGATGACATCGGTCTACAATGGCCGCATCGACACCGCGAACAAGAACGAGAAGAAGAACTTCGGCATGGTGTGGGATGGCGCGCTGTTCACGCTCGACAGCTGGGTCATCCTCAAGGGCAGCCCGAACAAGGACGCCGCCTACAAATTCCTGGACTTCGTCGGCAAGGCGGAGAACCAGTCGAAACTGTCGGAGAATATCTCTTACGGCACCTCGAACAAGGACGCAGCCGCCAAGCTCGCCCCCGCCGTTCTGAAGGACCTGCCGACAGCGCCTGACAACATCAAGAACGCGGTCGAGATCAACGTTGCCTTCTGGCTCGAGAACATCGACCGCCTGACCGAGCGCTTCAACAAATGGGCCGCGAAATAG
- a CDS encoding ABC transporter permease yields the protein MTRASLAGADASTEVPLKRRLRRAERARQVKALALVLPLLVFLLFTFAGPIAGMLWRAVDDREVRQLLPQTVAALASWDGKDLPNEDAFAALASDVLAARAAGTIAIAAKRLNYTLNGFRTILTSTARNLKAAPERGVAKETLGKINAAWRERATWTTIKDAGGPITGFYLLSALDLTRNVDGAIIAAPPDQAIYREVFTRTFVISLSVTVLCLMLGFPVAYLLATLPPARSNLLMIFVLLPFWTSLLVRTCAWIVLLQSKGVVNDSLHWLGIIDQPLRLIYNRFGVCVAMTHVLLPFMILPLYSSMKAISPAYMRAAASLGAPPVTAFLRIYLPQTLPGIGAGSLLVFILALGYYITPALVGGAADQMISYFIALYTTETANWGLASALGAVLLLATLLLALLYGKLVRGQQVTGGMKN from the coding sequence ATGACAAGAGCTTCTCTAGCCGGCGCCGATGCGTCGACCGAAGTGCCGCTCAAGCGCCGATTGAGGCGTGCTGAGCGCGCCCGCCAGGTCAAGGCATTGGCGCTGGTGCTGCCGCTTCTCGTCTTCCTGCTCTTCACCTTCGCAGGCCCCATCGCCGGCATGCTGTGGCGCGCGGTCGATGACCGGGAGGTGCGCCAGCTTCTGCCGCAAACGGTCGCGGCTCTCGCCAGCTGGGACGGCAAGGACCTGCCGAATGAAGACGCCTTTGCTGCGCTCGCAAGCGACGTCCTGGCGGCGCGCGCCGCCGGCACCATCGCGATCGCAGCCAAGCGGCTGAACTACACGCTGAACGGCTTTCGCACGATCCTGACCAGCACGGCACGCAACCTGAAGGCCGCGCCGGAGCGAGGAGTCGCGAAGGAGACGCTGGGCAAGATCAATGCGGCCTGGCGCGAACGCGCGACATGGACGACGATCAAGGACGCCGGCGGTCCCATCACCGGCTTCTACCTTTTGTCCGCGCTCGACCTGACGCGGAACGTCGACGGCGCAATCATCGCAGCCCCGCCGGACCAGGCGATCTACCGCGAGGTTTTCACCCGCACCTTCGTCATCAGTCTCAGCGTCACCGTCCTCTGCCTGATGCTTGGCTTTCCGGTGGCCTACCTGCTGGCGACGCTGCCGCCTGCCAGATCGAACCTGCTGATGATCTTCGTCCTGCTGCCGTTCTGGACATCACTGCTGGTCCGCACCTGCGCCTGGATCGTGCTGTTGCAGAGCAAGGGCGTCGTCAATGACAGCCTGCACTGGCTCGGCATCATCGACCAGCCGCTGCGGCTGATCTACAATCGCTTCGGTGTCTGCGTCGCGATGACCCACGTGCTGCTGCCGTTCATGATCCTGCCGCTCTACAGCAGCATGAAAGCGATCTCGCCGGCTTACATGCGTGCCGCCGCCTCGCTCGGCGCGCCGCCGGTCACGGCCTTCTTGAGGATCTACCTGCCGCAGACGCTACCCGGCATCGGCGCGGGAAGCCTGCTCGTCTTCATTCTCGCGCTCGGCTATTACATCACACCCGCACTCGTCGGCGGTGCCGCCGATCAGATGATCAGCTATTTCATCGCGCTCTACACCACCGAAACCGCCAATTGGGGACTCGCTTCGGCGCTCGGGGCGGTGCTGCTGCTGGCCACCCTTCTGCTGGCGCTCCTCTACGGCAAGCTGGTGCGGGGCCAGCAGGTCACGGGAGGCATGAAAAATTGA
- a CDS encoding ABC transporter permease: MSDNASLRTPSQRIAWTATIVVSTLVFIFLIAPILAIMPLSFSSGSYLTYPLPGLSLRWYDDFINSPRWMNALKNSMIIGVASTALSMVLGTLAALGLAQWKSRFKPLVLAFVLSPVVVPGVITAVGLYFFFAPIGLTGSYLGLILAHTALATPFVVITVGATLQSFDTNLARAAASLGASPIYAFRRVILPLILPGLASGALFAFATSFDEVVIVLFMAGPEQRTLPREMFSGIRENISPTITAAAVILTTVSVILLATLEGLRRRNERLKGGG, encoded by the coding sequence TTGAGCGACAATGCTTCCTTGCGCACGCCCAGCCAGCGCATCGCGTGGACCGCGACCATCGTCGTCTCCACGCTGGTGTTCATCTTCCTGATCGCGCCAATTTTGGCGATCATGCCGCTGTCCTTCAGCTCGGGCTCGTACCTGACCTATCCGCTGCCCGGCCTGTCGTTGCGCTGGTACGACGACTTCATCAATTCGCCGCGCTGGATGAACGCGCTGAAGAACAGCATGATCATCGGCGTCGCCTCGACGGCGCTGTCCATGGTGCTCGGCACGCTGGCCGCGCTTGGCCTCGCGCAATGGAAGAGCCGGTTCAAACCGCTCGTGCTCGCGTTCGTGCTGTCCCCGGTCGTGGTTCCCGGCGTCATCACCGCGGTCGGCCTGTATTTCTTCTTCGCGCCGATCGGATTGACCGGCAGCTATCTCGGCCTGATCCTGGCCCATACCGCACTGGCGACGCCCTTCGTGGTGATCACGGTCGGCGCGACCCTGCAGAGCTTCGACACCAATCTGGCGCGCGCCGCCGCCTCGCTCGGCGCCTCGCCAATCTACGCGTTCCGCCGCGTGATCCTGCCGCTGATCCTGCCCGGCCTCGCCTCAGGCGCGCTGTTCGCCTTCGCGACCAGCTTCGACGAGGTCGTGATCGTGCTGTTCATGGCAGGTCCGGAACAACGCACCCTGCCGCGCGAAATGTTCAGCGGCATCCGCGAGAACATCAGCCCGACCATCACGGCCGCGGCGGTCATTTTGACGACGGTGTCGGTCATCCTCCTCGCGACGCTGGAAGGCTTGCGCCGGCGCAACGAACGGCTCAAGGGTGGCGGCTGA
- a CDS encoding ABC transporter substrate-binding protein, which produces MQKLIATLATGLALAATSGTAQAQISDDVVKIGVLTDMSSLYADATGKGSLAAVEMAVADYGAKVAGKPVQVVAADHQNKPDVGVNIARNWYDNDKVDAIFDVPTSSVALPVSALTREKNKININSGGGSSDITGTACSPNTVHWTYDTYALSNVAGKAMVKRGEDTWFFITADYAFGMALQRDAANVVKESGGKVLGEVRHPLNSSDFSSFLLQAQASKAKVVALANAGGDTTNALKQASEFGLTQGGQKMIALLQEITDTHSLGIKATQGLIVTDAFYWDMNDETRAFSKRFNEKVGHMPTMIQAGLYSATMHYLKAIDAIKTDEAPKVMAQMRATPVNDFFAKNGKIRIDGRMVHDMYLFEVKKPEESKGEWDLYKLIATVPGDEAFRPLDKGGCPLVTH; this is translated from the coding sequence ATGCAAAAACTCATCGCCACCCTCGCGACCGGTCTCGCCCTTGCCGCTACGTCCGGCACCGCGCAGGCGCAGATTTCCGACGACGTGGTCAAGATCGGCGTGCTGACGGACATGTCGAGCCTCTATGCGGACGCGACCGGCAAGGGTTCGCTCGCCGCCGTCGAGATGGCGGTCGCCGATTACGGCGCCAAGGTTGCGGGCAAGCCCGTACAGGTGGTTGCCGCCGATCACCAGAACAAGCCCGATGTCGGCGTCAACATCGCTCGCAACTGGTACGACAACGACAAGGTCGATGCGATCTTCGACGTGCCGACGTCCTCGGTGGCGTTGCCGGTCTCGGCACTGACGCGCGAGAAGAACAAGATCAACATCAATTCCGGCGGCGGCTCGTCAGACATCACCGGCACCGCCTGCTCGCCCAACACCGTGCACTGGACTTACGACACCTATGCGCTGTCGAACGTCGCCGGCAAGGCGATGGTCAAGCGCGGCGAGGACACCTGGTTCTTCATCACCGCCGACTACGCCTTCGGCATGGCGCTGCAGCGCGACGCTGCCAACGTGGTCAAGGAAAGCGGCGGCAAGGTGCTCGGCGAGGTCCGCCATCCGCTCAATTCGTCGGACTTCTCCTCATTCCTGCTGCAGGCCCAGGCCTCGAAGGCCAAGGTGGTCGCGCTGGCCAATGCCGGCGGCGACACCACCAATGCGTTGAAGCAGGCGTCCGAGTTCGGCCTGACCCAGGGCGGCCAGAAGATGATCGCGCTGTTGCAGGAAATCACCGACACCCATTCGCTCGGCATCAAGGCGACGCAGGGCCTGATCGTCACCGACGCCTTCTACTGGGACATGAACGATGAGACCCGCGCCTTCTCCAAGCGCTTCAACGAGAAGGTCGGCCATATGCCGACCATGATCCAGGCCGGGCTCTATTCGGCGACCATGCATTATCTGAAGGCGATCGACGCCATCAAGACCGACGAGGCGCCGAAGGTGATGGCGCAGATGCGCGCCACGCCGGTTAACGACTTCTTCGCCAAGAACGGCAAGATCCGCATCGACGGCCGCATGGTCCACGACATGTATCTGTTCGAGGTCAAGAAGCCCGAGGAATCCAAGGGCGAGTGGGACCTCTACAAGCTGATCGCCACCGTGCCGGGCGACGAGGCGTTCCGGCCCCTCGACAAGGGCGGCTGTCCGCTGGTGACGCACTGA
- a CDS encoding PRC-barrel domain-containing protein — protein MMKSIAAGLAGTALLATVAFAQSPTATTDKTPAAATTATTTTTTASGQWRTSKMDGLKVYNDANENIGTISDLLMDKSGDIKIAVIGVGGFLGLGEHLVAVPYEKLKFVNEAVASTTTTKPATTTTTTGAATGTEKTTTMAPAASTTSSTSKWYPDHAVFNATKDELKNMPEFKYSE, from the coding sequence ATGATGAAATCGATCGCCGCCGGTCTTGCCGGCACCGCACTGCTAGCTACCGTTGCGTTCGCACAATCGCCGACCGCGACCACCGACAAGACGCCTGCCGCGGCCACCACCGCCACGACGACCACCACGACGGCGTCGGGCCAGTGGCGCACCTCGAAGATGGACGGCCTGAAGGTCTACAATGACGCCAACGAGAACATCGGCACGATCAGCGACCTCTTGATGGACAAGAGCGGCGACATCAAGATCGCCGTGATCGGTGTCGGCGGCTTCCTCGGCTTGGGCGAGCATCTGGTCGCCGTGCCCTACGAGAAGCTGAAGTTCGTCAACGAAGCGGTGGCTTCGACCACTACCACCAAGCCGGCGACGACGACCACCACGACGGGCGCCGCGACCGGCACTGAAAAGACCACGACGATGGCCCCGGCCGCTTCGACTACGTCGTCGACCTCGAAGTGGTACCCGGACCACGCCGTGTTCAATGCGACCAAGGACGAGTTGAAGAACATGCCCGAGTTCAAGTACTCGGAGTAA
- a CDS encoding response regulator, with protein MAIPNPNILVVEDDRETRTLIAKYLRNNACNVTAVSDGREMSRAMADHRIDLIILDVMLPGEDGLSLCRKVRAEAQTPIIMLTARGEDVDRIVGLEMGADDYLPKPFNPRELLARINAVLRRQAAARAASSIEGASTLVFEGWRIDLRLRELRNPEGARVAVTSAEFDLLRTFCERPGRVLSRDSLLDLTQGRNTGSFERSIDVLVSRIRRKIEPNPADPILIKTVRSGGYLFTPRTQAASPLTAGTEVVAAPLSS; from the coding sequence ATGGCCATTCCCAATCCCAACATCCTGGTCGTCGAAGACGATCGCGAAACCCGGACATTGATTGCGAAGTACCTGCGCAACAACGCCTGCAACGTCACCGCCGTGAGCGACGGCCGCGAGATGTCGCGCGCCATGGCCGATCATCGCATCGACCTGATCATCCTCGACGTCATGCTGCCCGGCGAAGACGGTCTCAGCCTGTGCCGCAAGGTGCGTGCCGAGGCGCAGACGCCGATCATCATGCTGACCGCGCGCGGCGAGGACGTCGACCGTATCGTCGGCCTCGAGATGGGTGCGGACGACTATTTGCCGAAGCCGTTCAACCCGCGCGAGCTGCTCGCCCGCATCAACGCGGTGCTGCGCCGCCAGGCCGCGGCTCGAGCGGCCAGTTCGATCGAAGGCGCCTCCACGCTCGTGTTCGAAGGCTGGCGCATCGACCTGCGCCTGCGCGAGCTGCGCAATCCCGAAGGCGCCCGCGTCGCGGTGACCAGCGCCGAATTCGATCTGTTGCGCACGTTCTGCGAACGGCCCGGCCGCGTGCTGTCGCGCGACAGCCTGCTCGACCTCACCCAAGGGCGCAACACCGGATCGTTCGAACGGTCCATCGACGTGCTGGTCAGCCGCATCCGCCGCAAGATCGAGCCCAATCCGGCCGATCCCATCCTCATCAAGACGGTCCGCTCTGGCGGCTATCTGTTCACGCCGAGAACGCAGGCTGCGAGCCCTCTGACGGCAGGCACTGAAGTGGTTGCGGCGCCCCTGAGCAGTTGA
- a CDS encoding ATP-binding protein: protein MKSFGFFHLKGIGGQIAALVLASTVALHLVVTTAFLISRPDRSDTPPDDAHQLTDAALLLGSAEAGERPRLVADLARAFPKLGIEILAPGSASVEENDNQHLHGMRRHLGRDYKAVLLTPSGTGSRVGVELPDGTMIAGRVEGGPRPWFWGGPWLMALMTAFICVSVLGLWAARALAAPLSSFAKAAENFSVDGGAEPLPERGPEEIRSVARALNRMHERIARLMSDRTRMLAAISHDLRTPITRLRLRAEFIEDEGNRKRMLIDLDQMRSMLESVLSLLRNDRKVEAVTLVDIASTLQLVADQFGDMGHVVHYDGPASATAAARPEDLHRGITNLVENAVRFGAEVTIRLDISHTTLVIDVEDDGPGISDARKQEMLEPFVRGDDARTMDESTGFGLGLSIARAIAIAHGGELSLHDRSPHGLIVRMQLPLWQQPRLAAA from the coding sequence ATGAAGTCGTTCGGGTTCTTTCACCTCAAGGGAATCGGCGGGCAGATCGCCGCGCTGGTGCTGGCTTCGACCGTCGCGCTCCATCTCGTCGTCACCACCGCGTTCCTGATCAGCCGGCCGGACCGCTCCGACACGCCGCCGGACGACGCGCATCAGCTGACCGATGCCGCGCTGCTGCTCGGTTCGGCCGAGGCCGGCGAGCGTCCGCGCCTGGTCGCCGATCTCGCGCGCGCCTTCCCCAAGCTCGGCATCGAAATACTCGCGCCCGGCTCAGCAAGCGTCGAGGAGAACGACAACCAGCACCTGCACGGGATGCGCCGTCATCTCGGACGCGACTACAAGGCCGTGCTTCTGACCCCGAGCGGTACCGGATCGCGCGTCGGCGTCGAGTTGCCTGACGGCACCATGATCGCCGGACGCGTCGAGGGCGGGCCGCGGCCATGGTTCTGGGGCGGCCCGTGGCTGATGGCTTTGATGACCGCTTTCATCTGCGTCAGCGTACTCGGGCTGTGGGCGGCGCGCGCGCTGGCGGCGCCGCTATCGTCCTTCGCCAAGGCCGCCGAGAATTTCAGCGTCGACGGCGGAGCGGAGCCGCTGCCGGAGCGCGGCCCCGAGGAGATCCGTTCGGTGGCGCGTGCGCTCAACCGCATGCACGAGCGGATCGCGCGGCTGATGTCGGACCGCACCCGGATGCTGGCCGCGATCAGCCACGATCTGCGCACGCCGATCACGCGGCTGCGCCTGCGCGCCGAGTTCATCGAGGACGAAGGCAACCGCAAGCGCATGCTGATCGATCTCGACCAGATGCGATCGATGCTGGAAAGTGTGCTGTCGCTGCTGCGCAACGACCGCAAGGTCGAGGCGGTGACGCTGGTCGACATCGCCAGCACGCTGCAACTCGTCGCCGACCAGTTCGGCGACATGGGCCATGTCGTGCATTACGACGGGCCGGCGTCCGCGACCGCCGCCGCGCGGCCCGAGGATCTGCATCGCGGCATCACCAATCTCGTCGAGAACGCGGTGCGGTTCGGCGCCGAGGTGACGATCCGCCTCGACATATCGCACACCACGCTCGTCATCGACGTCGAGGACGACGGCCCCGGCATTTCGGACGCGCGCAAGCAGGAGATGCTGGAGCCGTTCGTGCGCGGCGACGATGCGCGCACCATGGACGAGTCCACCGGCTTCGGGCTCGGCTTGTCGATCGCGCGCGCGATCGCGATCGCCCATGGCGGCGAGCTGTCGCTGCACGACCGCAGCCCCCATGGACTGATCGTGCGGATGCAATTGCCGCTCTGGCAGCAGCCGCGGCTCGCGGCGGCCTAA
- a CDS encoding lytic transglycosylase domain-containing protein, which translates to MKFLRIAALLAAGLTLPQAAFAGEADYAEMVAAHARANGVPEALVHRVIMRESRYQPHLVGRGGTIGLMQIKLATARGVGYTGDAAGLRDPDTNLTYAVKYLAGAYRAANGDHARAVRYFAGGYYYAAKRQRQEMVQQASNETNSQVWLEPNGNPQPMFGTVPHRKLAQRVRNARAQVPGR; encoded by the coding sequence ATGAAATTTTTACGCATTGCCGCGCTGCTCGCGGCCGGATTGACATTGCCACAGGCCGCCTTCGCCGGCGAAGCCGACTATGCCGAGATGGTCGCGGCCCATGCCCGCGCCAACGGCGTGCCGGAGGCGCTGGTGCACCGCGTCATCATGCGCGAGAGCCGTTACCAGCCGCACCTCGTCGGCCGCGGCGGCACCATCGGGCTGATGCAGATCAAGCTCGCGACCGCCCGCGGGGTCGGCTACACCGGCGATGCCGCCGGCCTGCGCGATCCCGACACCAATCTCACTTATGCCGTGAAATACCTTGCCGGCGCCTATCGCGCCGCCAATGGCGACCACGCCCGGGCCGTACGCTATTTCGCCGGCGGCTATTACTACGCCGCCAAGCGCCAGCGGCAGGAGATGGTGCAGCAGGCCAGCAACGAGACGAATTCCCAGGTCTGGCTCGAGCCGAACGGCAACCCGCAGCCGATGTTCGGCACTGTGCCGCACAGGAAGCTGGCCCAGCGCGTCCGCAACGCGCGGGCGCAAGTTCCCGGTCGGTAA
- a CDS encoding FAD-dependent oxidoreductase has translation MLQTTKRPDSPVSIIGAGIAGAWQALLFAQAGHAVTLHERGDEAMTDATSHWAGGMLAPYCEAEVAEPIISRLGLRSLDLWRRELPDTPFNGSLVVAHPRERNDFERFARMTEDHRRLDAAGLAALEPSLEGRFRDALFFPAEGHVEPRRVLPQLHDRIRAAGGTIKFGSDVTVSDLAGDPDGIVIDCRGLGAREEQPELRGVKGEMILIETAEVQLARPVRLMHPRWPLYVIPREDNLFMLGATSIETEDTGVSVRSALELLGAAYTVHPAFGEARIVEFGSGLRPAFPDNLPRIGIRGSTISVNGLYRHGFLIAPALAELTLQYVQRGQIDNEVMQCA, from the coding sequence ATGTTGCAAACGACCAAGCGACCGGACTCTCCGGTATCCATCATCGGCGCAGGCATTGCGGGAGCCTGGCAGGCCCTGCTGTTCGCGCAGGCCGGCCATGCCGTGACCCTGCACGAGCGCGGTGACGAGGCGATGACGGATGCCACCAGCCATTGGGCCGGCGGCATGCTCGCGCCCTATTGCGAGGCCGAGGTCGCCGAACCCATCATCAGCCGCCTCGGGCTGCGCTCGCTCGATCTCTGGCGGCGCGAGCTGCCCGACACGCCGTTCAACGGCTCGCTGGTCGTCGCGCATCCGCGCGAGCGCAACGATTTCGAGCGCTTTGCGCGCATGACCGAGGACCACCGCCGGCTCGATGCCGCGGGCCTCGCCGCGCTCGAGCCCTCGCTGGAGGGCCGCTTTCGCGACGCGCTGTTCTTTCCGGCCGAGGGCCATGTCGAGCCGCGCCGCGTGCTGCCGCAGCTGCACGATCGCATCCGCGCCGCCGGCGGCACCATCAAATTCGGCAGCGACGTCACCGTGAGCGATCTCGCTGGGGATCCCGACGGCATCGTGATCGACTGCCGCGGCCTCGGCGCCCGCGAGGAGCAACCCGAGCTTCGCGGCGTCAAGGGCGAGATGATCCTGATCGAGACAGCTGAAGTGCAGTTGGCCCGCCCGGTGCGGCTGATGCACCCGCGCTGGCCGCTCTACGTGATCCCGCGCGAAGACAATCTGTTCATGCTGGGCGCGACCTCGATCGAGACCGAGGACACCGGCGTCAGCGTCCGCTCCGCGCTGGAGCTGCTGGGCGCGGCCTACACGGTGCATCCGGCGTTCGGCGAGGCCCGCATCGTCGAATTCGGCTCGGGGCTTCGTCCCGCCTTTCCCGACAATCTTCCGCGCATCGGCATTCGCGGCAGCACGATCTCCGTCAACGGCCTCTACCGCCACGGCTTCCTGATCGCGCCGGCGCTCGCCGAGCTGACGCTGCAATACGTCCAGCGCGGTCAGATCGACAACGAGGTGATGCAATGCGCGTGA
- the thiS gene encoding sulfur carrier protein ThiS yields the protein MRVIVNGEQREINAASVDALLSELDYEGTHFAIALNYDVVPKSRWAETSLKAGDEIEIITPRQGG from the coding sequence ATGCGCGTGATCGTCAACGGCGAGCAACGCGAGATCAATGCGGCCAGCGTCGACGCGCTGCTCTCGGAGCTCGACTACGAAGGCACTCATTTCGCCATCGCGCTGAACTACGACGTCGTGCCGAAAAGCCGCTGGGCCGAGACGAGCCTGAAGGCCGGCGACGAGATCGAGATCATCACGCCGCGGCAGGGAGGGTGA
- a CDS encoding thiazole synthase, with protein MVTFYGKTFSSRLLIGSALYPSPAIMQSAIRASGSNIVTVSLRRESAGGKSGDAFWKLIRELDVTVLPNTAGCRSVREAVTTAKLARELFGTTWIKLEVIADNDTLQPDVVGLVEAAGILIKDGFEVFPYCTEDLSVANRLVDAGCKVVMPWAAPIGSAKGITNRDALRLLRERLPDITLVVDAGLGAPSHAAEALELGYDAVLLNTAIAKAADPVAMANAFRLGCDAGRTAYEAGLMNARDFASPSTPVVGTPFWHAVS; from the coding sequence ATGGTGACCTTCTACGGCAAGACCTTCTCTTCCCGCCTCCTCATCGGCAGCGCGCTCTATCCCTCGCCTGCGATCATGCAGTCTGCGATCCGCGCCTCCGGCTCGAACATCGTCACGGTGTCGCTGCGGCGCGAATCCGCCGGCGGCAAGTCGGGCGATGCGTTCTGGAAGCTGATCCGCGAACTCGACGTCACCGTGCTGCCGAACACCGCGGGATGCCGCAGCGTGCGCGAGGCCGTGACCACGGCAAAACTCGCGCGCGAATTGTTCGGCACGACCTGGATCAAGCTCGAGGTCATCGCCGACAACGACACGCTGCAGCCCGATGTCGTCGGCCTGGTCGAAGCCGCCGGCATCCTGATCAAGGACGGCTTTGAAGTATTCCCCTATTGCACGGAAGATCTCTCGGTCGCGAACCGTCTGGTTGACGCCGGCTGCAAGGTCGTGATGCCGTGGGCCGCTCCGATCGGCAGTGCCAAGGGCATCACCAATCGCGATGCCTTGAGGTTGCTGCGAGAGCGACTGCCCGACATCACGCTGGTGGTCGACGCCGGCCTGGGGGCGCCCAGCCACGCAGCCGAGGCGCTCGAGCTCGGCTATGATGCCGTGCTGCTCAACACCGCAATCGCCAAGGCTGCCGATCCCGTCGCGATGGCGAACGCCTTCCGTCTCGGCTGTGATGCCGGCCGCACCGCTTATGAAGCCGGGCTGATGAACGCCCGCGACTTCGCCTCCCCCTCCACCCCTGTCGTTGGGACACCGTTCTGGCATGCCGTATCCTGA